The following coding sequences lie in one bacterium genomic window:
- a CDS encoding glycosyltransferase family 4 protein: protein MKIAIVTPHFFNPSGIGTMCSNLASELVKKENMVEVFTFVIPERYRFNVLSSGVKVYAIRNMYAETLNLSQQRHELNLITWIQTKLYRFLTLLNIFKSMISRLPLSDVIHINGYTDLTIVGFLIGKIFNKPIILSFHGTDVWYYKKTFFDLFKRIVLHVNRITCVSKCLQDKLLNDTGARSDVIPPMISDCFLSQRGKRSNFLKQEFSADRILLSVKGLIPIYGHELLIRSLPDVLKKYPNLRLVLTGEGPLLEKLKRLVVTLCIKNNVVFAGFKSHEKLVDFYASSDIYVLSSKLESRANVVLESLLCGTPVITTNNPAGIELDNQYHGDVTLIREDTSQVLADTILKILDEDRKVKKSTIAKISNELNTRVVTQKFYDIYRNVADMEAKKYGT, encoded by the coding sequence ATGAAGATTGCCATAGTTACTCCTCACTTTTTTAATCCAAGTGGAATTGGAACGATGTGCAGTAATTTAGCATCAGAGTTGGTTAAGAAAGAGAACATGGTTGAGGTTTTTACTTTTGTTATTCCGGAAAGATATAGATTCAATGTACTGAGCAGTGGAGTAAAAGTATACGCAATAAGAAACATGTATGCTGAAACTCTAAATCTCTCCCAGCAAAGGCATGAACTTAACCTAATAACCTGGATACAGACTAAATTGTATCGATTTTTAACTTTATTGAATATTTTTAAATCAATGATATCAAGATTACCTCTGTCAGACGTTATTCATATAAACGGATATACTGATTTGACAATTGTAGGCTTTCTTATTGGAAAGATCTTTAATAAACCTATTATTCTGTCTTTTCATGGAACAGATGTTTGGTACTATAAAAAAACATTTTTTGACCTTTTTAAGAGGATTGTCCTACATGTAAATAGGATTACCTGCGTTAGTAAGTGCCTTCAGGATAAGTTATTAAACGATACAGGGGCTAGAAGTGATGTGATACCTCCTATGATCAGTGATTGTTTTCTATCTCAAAGAGGAAAACGCTCAAATTTTCTAAAGCAGGAGTTTAGTGCTGATAGAATACTGTTAAGTGTTAAAGGGCTAATACCAATATACGGACACGAACTTCTAATAAGAAGTTTACCAGATGTTCTTAAGAAATATCCTAATTTAAGATTAGTATTAACAGGAGAAGGTCCCTTACTTGAGAAATTAAAACGGCTTGTTGTGACATTATGTATTAAAAACAATGTAGTGTTTGCAGGTTTTAAGAGTCATGAGAAGTTAGTGGATTTTTATGCGTCCTCGGACATTTATGTCTTATCATCAAAATTGGAGTCCAGGGCTAATGTGGTCTTGGAATCATTATTATGTGGAACGCCGGTTATTACAACCAATAATCCTGCTGGCATTGAGCTGGACAATCAATATCATGGAGATGTTACTCTTATACGTGAAGATACTTCTCAGGTGCTTGCAGATACTATACTAAAAATATTGGATGAGGATAGAAAAGTTAAAAAAAGCACAATTGCAAAGATTTCTAATGAACTGAACACACGGGTTGTTACGCAAAAATTTTATGATATTTACAGAAATGTCGCTGATATGGAGGCTAAAAAATATGGAACTTAA